From a single Pyxicephalus adspersus chromosome 11, UCB_Pads_2.0, whole genome shotgun sequence genomic region:
- the TMEM145 gene encoding transmembrane protein 145, with protein MGPPAGPGLLLLFLGYLRICAAKYVRGNLSTKEDWVFLTRFCFLSDYGRLEFRFKYPEAKCCQNILLYFDDPSQWPAVYKNGNKDCLMKESVIRPENNQVINLTTQYVWSGCLVTKENGQNYLSCNSGRSFRSVRERWWYIALSKCGGDGLQLEYEMTLTNGKSFWTRHFSADEFGILETDITFLLIFILILMLSCYFGYILRGRQLLHTTYKMFMAAAGVEVLSLVFFCIYWGQYAQDGVGSPSIKVLAKLLFSASFLIFLLMLILLGKGFTVTRGRISHLGSIKLSVYMTLYTVTHTVLFIHEAQFFDPAQVLYTYESPAGYGNIALQFLAYIWFCYAVLVTLKHFPEKQAFYVPFFAAYTLWFFAVPVMALIANFGIPKWAREKIVNGIQLGIHLYAHAVFLIITRPSAANKNFPYHVRTSQIGIMEQNTEKFPHHVYGNVTFISDSVPNVTELFSIPNSNGNAAVINKPVQYPVTLGHCYSQLTSDPHHVFSTPSMNGAPGTQKVPVGETQLGGLQQLHAPQIHHQNGFPEYFSIRSAGPQPM; from the exons GATTGGGTCTTTCTCACACGCTTCTGTTTTCTATCAGACTATGGACGACTTGAGTTCAGATTTAAATACCCGGAG GCTAAATGCTGCCAAAATATTCTTCTGTACTTTGATGACCCATCTCAATGGCCTGCAGTGTACAAAAATGGGAACAAG GACTGCCTGATGAAGGAGTCTGTAATCCGACCAGAAAACAACCAAGTCATCAACTTGACAACGCAGTACGTTTGGTCTGGTTGTCTG GTGACAAAAGAGAATGGGCAGAACTACTTGAGCTGCAACAGTGGAAGGAGCTTCCGATCTGTCCGTGAAAGATGGTGGTACATAGCACTCAGTAAATGTGGG GGTGATGGTCTGCAGTTGGAGTATGAGATGACCCTGACAAATGGAAAATCCTTCTGGACAAGACACTTCTCTGCAGATGAGTTTG GAATCCTGGAGACGGATATCACCTTCCTCCTCATCTTCATCCTCATCCTTATGCTGTCCTGTTATTTTGGCT ATATACTTCGAGGAAGACAACTTCTGCACACTACGTACAAGATGTTTATGGCAGCAGCTGGAGTGGAGG TCCTCAGCCTGGTGTTCTTCTGCATATATTGGGGTCAGTACGCACAGGATGGAGTTGGCAGTCCCAGCATCAAAGTACTAG CCAAGCTGCTTTTCTCTGCCAGTTTCCTCATCTTTCTGCTCATGCTGATACTGCTCGGAAAAGGATTCACCGTGACAAG GGGTCGAATCAGCCATCTTGGCTCCATAAAGCTGTCAGTATACATGACTCTGTACACGGTTACACACACGGTGCTCTTCATACATGAAGCTCAG TTCTTTGACCCAGCCCAGGTCCTGTACACATATGAGTCCCCTGCTGGCTATGGGAACATTGCTCTACAGTTTCTGGCCTACATATGGTTCTGCTACGCTGTGCTGGTGACCCTCAAACATTTTCCAGAGAAACAAGCCTTCTACGTGCCGTTCTTTGCAGCCTACACTTTGTG GTTCTTCGCTGTCCCTGTCATGGCTCTGATCGCCAACTTTGGAATTCCTAAGTGGGCCCGTGAGAAGATTGTCAATGGTATACAGCTAGGAATCCATCTGTATGCACACGCTGTTTTCCTG atAATCACCAGACCCTCTGCAGCCAATAAGAACTTCCCTTATCACGTGCGAACCTCTCAAATCGGCATCATGGAGCAAAACACAGAGAAATTTCCTCACCACGTCTATGGAAACGTCACCTTCATCAGTGATTCCGTCCCCAACGTCACTGAACTCTTCTCCATTCCCAACAGCAATGGCAATGctgcagtg ATAAACAAGCCAGTTCAATATCCAGTGACCCTGGGACATTGCTATTCGCAGCTGACCTCTGACCCTCATCATGTGTTCAGCACCCCATCAATGAATGGAGCCCCTGGAACCCAAAAAGTACCAGTCGGAGAAACTCAGCTTGGGGGACTTCAGCAGCTTCACGCCCCCCAAATACATCAccagaatggatttcctgaatATTTTAGCATACGGTCTGCAGGTCCTCAACCCATGTAG